The following DNA comes from Anopheles arabiensis isolate DONGOLA chromosome 3, AaraD3, whole genome shotgun sequence.
TCAGTGTGCCTGCGCCACCGTCAGGaccgccatcaccaccaggACCACCACCGTCCCAGCCAGACCAACCGATCTTTGTGCCGACGCCCGTGCCCAACTCTGGTGAGGATTCGTCGCCACCATCCGCTtccacgaacaaacccatccTGCCCACCTCGCCCAGTTCGACGATGGATGCTTCTTCCGAAATTATCCTCTTCCCTCCCAACTCCCACACCGGTCATTTGCCCCCGCAGAAAAAGCCCAGCACGGACAGTTACAAACCGTCGAGCGATTTGTTCCAATTTCCTCCCAACACTAACGCCACCTATCCGGTGGGGACGTTCGAACGGTCTAAAAACCCGGTCACGAGCTATCTGCCACCACCTTCGGGTGACATTACCGTGGCTGTCGCTGCACAGGCTGGCCAATCGTCGTACAAAGGTACGGTCGAGCTGTACCAATTCCCGCCCAATGTTAACGCCAGCTATCTGCCGCCGGATGGCAATGGAGACGCTGACTCTACCGAACACACGGGCACGAGCTACGGGGCGGCACCTTCGGGTGATCCCCGTTCGCCGGCCAATTTAAAGCCCGTTCCCAACAATGAATGGGTCAATCCGACAGGGTCAGTTCAACCGTCCGAACTGCACCGATTTCCACCCAACACGATGGCTAACTATCTGCCACCGGATGGACCCAATTCCCCCGCACTGCCCTCGGCTACCAGCTACATACCACCCCCTTCTGGTGATCCCCAGGCAGCGGCCAACTTAAAACCCGCCCCCTCCGCTCAAATGCCTCCCAGCCCGTCCGGCAACTTCAAATTCCCTCCCAACATTCATTCGGACTATCTTCCACCCAGTGGGAAAGAGTCCCCACCAGCCTCCGTCACTAGCTACCTTCCACCGCCGTCGGGCAATCCGAACTCCCCCGTCAATCTTACCCCACCCTCACCCTACCGCCCACCGTACATAGCACCGGCCGAGTTGTACAAATTTCCACCGAACGTCCACTCGCCCTATCTGCCTCCCTCGAACCGACCCCCGAGCCAAAACAACGCTGTGACCAGCTATCTTCCTCCTGCTTCCGGCATTCCAGGTGACGATGCCATCGGTACCATATCGGTTGGTCCGGGCAAGCCGCAGTATCTGCCGCCGAGCTACTCCGGTGAGTGTCCCACTGCTGAAGAGGGCCGTGCGACAATGTTACTTATCATTTTGCGCCTCCACTCCAGATAATCGCCCACCGATGCAGCAAATGGCACCGATGATGGCGCCGCAGCAGATGAACAAAATGCCCCCGCAGATGGCGATGCCGATGGCGAGTGCTCCGGCAATGGATGGCCCACCGTCCGGCCCACCGTCCGGCATGGATGCAGACtacgaccatcatcatcacgaccatcaccatcacgagCATGATTTTCCTTACTTCACCGGCTTCGACCATGATCACTATCCGGACATCATCTTCGACCATGATCacgatcatcaccatcatcacgacGAGCCTACGACGCCCGCTcctccgccaccgccaccgcccgcACCGGAAACGCCCCGGCTTAAGAACTACAGCTACTACTACCTCAGCCGGACGCTTTGGTACGTGCCGCTGTACTTTACGCTGTACTTCACCGTGTACGTTGCGATTCTGATCATCCGGTCCATCGCTCGCCATAAGGTACGAATGCACGGCTACACTACACTGTTGCACAAGGAATGAACCGTTCTGTACTGTTGTGGTATCATTTTGCCTTGTTTCACTGTTTTGCAGGTTAATCTACCGAATCAATGGGTCGGCAATACGCGATCGTTTGGCAGCATCCGGGACCTGAGCAACAAGGAGGTGCAG
Coding sequences within:
- the LOC120899547 gene encoding leucine-rich repeat extensin-like protein 5; this translates as MPNTMSHIKRSIVLVLFTQLLGYSEPKTIVFNSYSSEPAHQPESSRNVTSEQQQIAGSAHRQEASESSGRGFSSGGGSGAPSFPFSIHPDFLSKPVQVARPNAGYKTPKYIVYPSYSQNTPNSVPYYNAPVAMDRFAPGEAYGGTIYKLKKQKQPAAAPFASIPAASFNSPVSVPVPSALRPAASDNSPVSVPAPPSGPPSPPGPPPSQPDQPIFVPTPVPNSGEDSSPPSASTNKPILPTSPSSTMDASSEIILFPPNSHTGHLPPQKKPSTDSYKPSSDLFQFPPNTNATYPVGTFERSKNPVTSYLPPPSGDITVAVAAQAGQSSYKGTVELYQFPPNVNASYLPPDGNGDADSTEHTGTSYGAAPSGDPRSPANLKPVPNNEWVNPTGSVQPSELHRFPPNTMANYLPPDGPNSPALPSATSYIPPPSGDPQAAANLKPAPSAQMPPSPSGNFKFPPNIHSDYLPPSGKESPPASVTSYLPPPSGNPNSPVNLTPPSPYRPPYIAPAELYKFPPNVHSPYLPPSNRPPSQNNAVTSYLPPASGIPGDDAIGTISVGPGKPQYLPPSYSDNRPPMQQMAPMMAPQQMNKMPPQMAMPMASAPAMDGPPSGPPSGMDADYDHHHHDHHHHEHDFPYFTGFDHDHYPDIIFDHDHDHHHHHDEPTTPAPPPPPPPAPETPRLKNYSYYYLSRTLWYVPLYFTLYFTVYVAILIIRSIARHKVNLPNQWVGNTRSFGSIRDLSNKEVQEKANMMAAFAMKQIEDFREKYL